GCAACTTTTAAAGTTAATTACACAGCTGAAACTGTTTTCAAAACTATTCAATCTGCTGACACTTTCCATGTCATGGGTAATGGTCAATTAACAAAGTATTAGTTCATGCTTAAACTAGGCCTACTTTTCGTAGGCCTTTTTATTCTTAACCAAATCATAATAAAACATATACAAGTCAAAAAAATCTTTTAATTTCCATAAGATATCGCGCAAACTTATTTTATAACTTTTACACGTTTAGCCATGCATTGTGGATAAATACACTCAAGTGAAGTATAAGGGGGGCAAATCGATTTTATACACTTAAGGGGTTTGTTGTGCATTTTAAAAAGTTGCCCGCTATTGCTGTTCTAGCTACTAGTTATCTTTGTTCGTTTAATTCGTCTGCAAAAGACTTAGAAAAATTTTATTTTAAGAATTTCTCTTATGAGGAGTATGTTTACTCTGATTCAAAGAAAACTGAAGTTGGAGATACTGTAGAACTTGAATTAGATGTTGCTTACGATTATTCAGAAAACACGAAATTCACCCTTGGTTTTGAAACATATCCAGAAGACAATCGCTTTAATAATAAGACGTCAAAATTTGAATTAGTAGCTTCTCATAAATATGAAAATGTTAAATTTTCAATCGATGGCGAACTTCAAACTAATGAACCAGATAATAATTCTGGTGGCACTAGTATAGGTGCTGATCTTGACTCAGACAAAACTTATATTAAATATAATATGAGTAAATCAGTTGCTCTTACTTACTTTCCATTTAACTTTGATGGTGAAGTCGGTGAAGAATTCAATACTTGGGATGTGACAAGAATTTACTACTTTGAAGGAACTCCTAGTTCTATTAGTGGAACAATTAGTGATGATGAGAAAGTCGCGCAAAAAACAATCCCTGGACTCGTTTTAAGCTATGAGGGTGAAAATGGTTTAGATGTATACGCAGGGATTGGAAAAGCAACATTCTTATATCCTGGTAACGCGAACTTTAATCTTAGTTCAAACCCAAATGCGACGAGATGGGAGAGAAAAGAGACAACTGGGATTAAGGCCGGAATTTCTTATGCGCAAGCAAAAGAGATGAAAGTAGAATTGAAATACGTAACTCAAGATAAGTCTGAACAAACTGGTGCTCTTTTACAGTCTGCTGCTTCTGTTTATGGATTATTTAATATTTTGGATTCATTTCTGTTTGAAGCAGAAGTTACTTACTCAAAAGCTGGAAAAGCACCTTGGAATGTAAATAGATCTAAGAGCTGGTTCGACAAGACTGCTCCTTTTCAACCAATCTATGCTGATAGCACAAATAAACTTCAAGACTGGATTGGGAAGAGTGATACTGCGTATGCAGTAAAACTTGCATATATGCTTGATGATGTAACACCATATGTTTTTTATCGTTATCAAGGTGAACACTTCATCTTTAGAGAAAGAGAGTCTGCACATATCTTAAGAACTGCAGATGACTCTAAGTCACACGGTGGTCTAAGTCGTTTTGGTCTTGGGAGTTACTTTAAAAAAGGTAAGTTCACAATCAATCCTGAGTTTGAAATGTTAAGAGCGAAGAATCCTGTTTTTAGTAGCAGTTCTGACGTTCGTGATGATCGTCTTTTAAGTACATTTAAAAAGAATGATTATCTACTTTATATAAAAGTTGATTACAACTTTGATGGATCTAAATTATTTGCACTTTAATATTGGGGAACCTATGAGGCCACTACTTTTAGTTTTTGTTTTATCACTTTCATCACTATCTTTTGTTTCTTGTTCGAAAGAAGAGAGTGTTGAAGTTACGAATCTTGCTCCTGAGTTTTCTGAGCTACAGAGCATGGCGTTTAATCTTGAAGAGGATGTGGCCAAAGGCAGAATTCTTTCAAACTCTACTGAAGCCGACAGAAATATCATCATCTCAGCCGTGAAAAGATCAAAGACAGCTGTTTTGGCCTTAAATAAAGATTCAACCAATATTAGTTACATTAAAGTTCTTGTTGAATCTGTGCGCGAGTATCAAAGTGCTTCTAAAATTACACGTGATGAAGCGAAGCTTGATAGATACTTTAAAAGAGTCGCCGAGCTAGCATCTAAATATGCCCAAATTGCAGGTCTTGATATTGCTTCTCTTAAATGGAAACAATTTGAGTATTCATTTAGCGATGGAATTGCTCCTTTTGGATCATATGCAGATGCTGCAAACTGGACAACTGACTGGCAACAAGACATGCCCCTTGCTCTTATAAAAGGAACTGGCACTGATGCTTGGTTAATCTCTCCTGAATTTGATCTAACCGATGTTGATAGCATCTCGCTTGAAATCAATCATATGTTTGGAGTTGATAGCAACGCTCGTGAAACAGGGGTTGAGTTTAATAGAGCTAAATTCATTAGAGATGTTTACAATCTTGTCGTTTCTACTGATTACCAAGGTGGTGACCCTTCGAGTGCAAAGTGGACAAAGATTTCAATGGGGAAGCTTCCTACTTCGGTTGATTTTCATAAGGTCAAAAGTGGTGAGATTTCTCTCGATCGTTTTGCTGGAGAAAAAATTACAATTGCATTTCACTATGCTGCCGATTCAAAAAAAGTTGGTCGTCATTACCTAAACTGGAATATTTACGATTTCAAATTATCTGCAAATAAATCTATCGGCCCAGTTGAAAGCCGTCCAAGTTCAATTCTTACTGATAAGGTTCAAGGTAGCCTTGGAAACTTTCAGTCGGTATCAAGCTCTGCAGAGGGCGCCCAGTGGACATATGGTAGTGGTGGAGGAAATGAATTCGCTGTTATTAATAGTAATGGTACAGACTCAACTACATGGCTAATCTCATCGAAGTATGACTTATCCAAAGTTGAGAGTGCGTCACTCGTTATTAGAGAAATTGCAAAAAATATCGACTTAAGAAATGCCAAGATTCTTATTTCTAGTGACTATAGTGGTGGTAATCCTACTGAAGCTTCATGGGAGTCGATCAACCATAAGAGTGCAAAAGACGTTCTTGATGATAGCTGGAATGATTTAACGGCAGGTCCATTTGATCTTAAAGATTATATCGGTAAAGAAATTGTTGTTGCTTTTGAATTTACTCAAAAGGCAAATGATAGATCAACTTGGGAAATTATCTCTCTTGATTTCATTGGAAAGGGAGAGGCAATTTCAAGGACTAAGTTAAGTCTAAGTTATGAGACACCAAAACCTATCGAAGTCGGTGAAACTGTCAAAGAAGTTAACCTCGCTGAAGTATTCGCTGATCTCTCGCAAGTTACAGTTAGTGGTACTCCTGCAGACTTCTTTGTAAACAAAAGAGGTGATTCTCAAAATATTCGTATCTCAGGATATAAGAATAAGAATGATGGTGTAATTCGTTTGATTTCACCAAAGTTTGATCTTTCATCTGTAGATGCAGATTCTATCTTAGTAGAACACTCATTAAACTTTGCAAAAGGTATTGATCCAAAAGAGCTTGTAAAGATTTATGTAAGAGAAGCAGGAAAAGATGAGACATTAACTCAATTATCTTTTGATGACTTTCCACTTGGAAATTCTTTTAATGTTGTGAAATCTGGTCCAGCTGCAATTCCTGCTGAGTTGGGTGGAAGACAAATCGAAGTTGTTTTTGAGTATAAATCATTCGATCCTAACTTTACGACATGGGATATCTATAATCTTCAATTGAAGAAAATGAAATAGGTTTGGTTACTATGAAATATACTATTAGTTTACTTTTTATATCGCTCTTCTTCACTTCTTGCTCAGACAAGGGGTATCGTTTACAAAATGATGAGGTGGCTATCACTGCAAGTGCAAGTATGATGCAGTCTTCAAAAATTGGAAATCTTGTTACGAGTGCGATGAAGGAAACTAATGGGCTCGATATGGTTCTCTTTCCGAGTGAACTTCTTCCTCAAGATATATTTTCTCTTGTTTACCCAGGAATGACAGCAACTGAGATTACTGAGTTTGTTAACGAATTTTCATCTGGAGTTAAAGACCAATTTCGTGTTGGTGTGATGAGTGGTAAAGATATCAAGGCCCTTATTGCAGCTCGTGCAAAAGAAAAATATTACGCTGCTTTTCAGGTTGCGGGAATCAAATATCATATTCATTATGTTGGTGGAATGGCCCGTTTTGAAAACTTTGAGGGAGACGAAGGTGTCCGCCTTGAAGACAAAAGAAAGTACAGAATTGCAGTCAGTGAGTACTTCTATTTTAGTGGGACAACATTCCCAAGTTATAAGTACAAAAATGGCATGAACCGCACCCTTCGCGAAACTGGTGAGACGATCTCAGTAAAAGAATCGCTTACAAAATACCTTAGGAATGTTGAGTTTCTTCCATATCTTGACGAAATAAGAGCTCTTGTAACTACTAAGATCATAGGTGATGTCGGATTTAAAACAATCCCTCAAATCCAAGGAGAAACTCATCTATCTCCTTATTATGGAAACAAAGTAAAGACAACAGGTATAATTACGGCCGTTGCTGCTGCAGACTGGTTTCCTGGTGGAACTGATTTATATATTCAAACTAAAACTCCTGATGCTAATCCAAAAACATCGGAAGCAGTTTTCGTTCATCTCGATAGCGAATCACTTGTTTTAGATATTGGTGATGAGATTGAATTATCAGGTGTGGTTTACGAGGATATGACAACTTCAGGTCTGTCGCTAACTTCCATAAAAGAAGTTTCTTCTTTAAAAATTATTTCAAAGGACAATCTCCTACCGGCCCCTGTCAAACTTGGACATGGGGGACTTGAAATTCCTTCGAAGCACTTTTCTACTTTCATTGGAAACTTAAACGATAAGAAAACTTTAAACCTTGATGATGCCATTGATTTTTATGAGTCGCTAGAGGGAATGAGAATCAATTTCAATTCTCCTCGTGTTGTTGGATTTAGAGGTGGAAATGAAGAGTTTGAGGAGTTAAGTGCTAAAGGGCATCTTACTCTCTACGTTAAAGTTGATGGTGATCAACAACTTGTTAATGAGACTCCAGACGGTGGAGTAATTGTTGATGAAATAAACGATCTTCATAATCCAGATATTTTACAAATCATATCAAGTCACCTTTCGACTGGTATTCCTATCGATTACTACTATCAAGTTGGACAAACTATTGAAGGCCAGATTGAAGGGGTACTTACATATAGTAAAAACCTTTTTGGAGGTGGAGAATTCGCTGTAGTTATCCCTCAGAAACAAAACACTCTAACGACCCTGGTATCTACTGAAGCTCCACGCACACAGATGGTTCCACTTGAAAAAAGACCAATTGCTCCTTTTGATAATGAAGATGATGCTCTAACTGTTGCTACTTATAATGTTGAAAACCTAGCAGGTAATCAACAGCGAAGAATCGATGAGATTGGAAAATCTATTCGCGTAAACCTTAAATGTCCAGATATTGTTAATCTTGTTGAGATACAAGACTTTAATGGAATTGATTTTAAAGGTGGTGCATCGGCGGTAAAGACACTTCAAAAGCTCATAGCAGCAACAGGATGTAGTGGTGTTGATTATGGTTATATTAATATCGATCCAATAGAAAATGGTGAGGGGGGACAACCTGGTGGAAATATCCGTGTTGCCATGATCTATAATAAGAAAAAGCTTGGTTTTAGTGAAAGAAAGATGCCGACTTCAATTTCTGATACATACGTATTAGAGAATGGATCAATTAATTATAATCCTGGTCGTGTTTATGCTAACGATGATGCTTTCGAGCACACAAGAAGAAGTATCGTTGCTGAATTCTCTTATAAAGGAAAAAGATTATATGTAGTTGGTAACCACTTTAACTCCAAACTTGGAGACTCCGATCGAATGGGTGCAGTACAACCCTTTGTCTCTGGATCAGAAACCAAACGTGTAAAGCTTGCAAAGATGATCAATAATTTTGTTCAAAGAATTCAGCACTACGATTCTGAAGCTATCGTTTTTGTTATGGGTGACTTTAATGCTAATCTCAACGAAAACTCAATGAAGGTTCTCGCTGGAGATCATATGACAAACCTTGTTGGCGTGGATGCTCTGGTTGACTTTAATGATCGTTACACAACGAATCATAACGGAACTTCTCAGCCTCTTGATTA
The nucleotide sequence above comes from Bacteriovorax sp. Seq25_V. Encoded proteins:
- a CDS encoding DUF5017 domain-containing protein; amino-acid sequence: MRPLLLVFVLSLSSLSFVSCSKEESVEVTNLAPEFSELQSMAFNLEEDVAKGRILSNSTEADRNIIISAVKRSKTAVLALNKDSTNISYIKVLVESVREYQSASKITRDEAKLDRYFKRVAELASKYAQIAGLDIASLKWKQFEYSFSDGIAPFGSYADAANWTTDWQQDMPLALIKGTGTDAWLISPEFDLTDVDSISLEINHMFGVDSNARETGVEFNRAKFIRDVYNLVVSTDYQGGDPSSAKWTKISMGKLPTSVDFHKVKSGEISLDRFAGEKITIAFHYAADSKKVGRHYLNWNIYDFKLSANKSIGPVESRPSSILTDKVQGSLGNFQSVSSSAEGAQWTYGSGGGNEFAVINSNGTDSTTWLISSKYDLSKVESASLVIREIAKNIDLRNAKILISSDYSGGNPTEASWESINHKSAKDVLDDSWNDLTAGPFDLKDYIGKEIVVAFEFTQKANDRSTWEIISLDFIGKGEAISRTKLSLSYETPKPIEVGETVKEVNLAEVFADLSQVTVSGTPADFFVNKRGDSQNIRISGYKNKNDGVIRLISPKFDLSSVDADSILVEHSLNFAKGIDPKELVKIYVREAGKDETLTQLSFDDFPLGNSFNVVKSGPAAIPAELGGRQIEVVFEYKSFDPNFTTWDIYNLQLKKMK
- a CDS encoding 5'-nucleotidase C-terminal domain-containing protein, producing MKYTISLLFISLFFTSCSDKGYRLQNDEVAITASASMMQSSKIGNLVTSAMKETNGLDMVLFPSELLPQDIFSLVYPGMTATEITEFVNEFSSGVKDQFRVGVMSGKDIKALIAARAKEKYYAAFQVAGIKYHIHYVGGMARFENFEGDEGVRLEDKRKYRIAVSEYFYFSGTTFPSYKYKNGMNRTLRETGETISVKESLTKYLRNVEFLPYLDEIRALVTTKIIGDVGFKTIPQIQGETHLSPYYGNKVKTTGIITAVAAADWFPGGTDLYIQTKTPDANPKTSEAVFVHLDSESLVLDIGDEIELSGVVYEDMTTSGLSLTSIKEVSSLKIISKDNLLPAPVKLGHGGLEIPSKHFSTFIGNLNDKKTLNLDDAIDFYESLEGMRINFNSPRVVGFRGGNEEFEELSAKGHLTLYVKVDGDQQLVNETPDGGVIVDEINDLHNPDILQIISSHLSTGIPIDYYYQVGQTIEGQIEGVLTYSKNLFGGGEFAVVIPQKQNTLTTLVSTEAPRTQMVPLEKRPIAPFDNEDDALTVATYNVENLAGNQQRRIDEIGKSIRVNLKCPDIVNLVEIQDFNGIDFKGGASAVKTLQKLIAATGCSGVDYGYINIDPIENGEGGQPGGNIRVAMIYNKKKLGFSERKMPTSISDTYVLENGSINYNPGRVYANDDAFEHTRRSIVAEFSYKGKRLYVVGNHFNSKLGDSDRMGAVQPFVSGSETKRVKLAKMINNFVQRIQHYDSEAIVFVMGDFNANLNENSMKVLAGDHMTNLVGVDALVDFNDRYTTNHNGTSQPLDYIFATNNVFKYELQVAPLHINSDYMGRLSDHDPVVAKIKVKLDQ